A window of the Haloarcula litorea genome harbors these coding sequences:
- a CDS encoding IS6 family transposase gives MPEIDRLTGDSDWIDLDFMERERTPEGIVEVGIQLHLAGLSLSNTKQYLERLGVKRSRTAIHNWVQKADLQPTGTRSSNYIAVDETVIQLGTERYWLYAAVDPKTNEFLHVRLFPTTNSGLTHVFLRELREKHAIDDAVFLIDDADHLQAALSRFGLRFHIRRHGNRNSVERVFREVKRRTSSFSNTFSNVEPATAESWLEAFAVWWNRCQS, from the coding sequence ATGCCCGAAATCGACCGCCTCACCGGTGATAGCGACTGGATCGATTTGGATTTTATGGAGCGAGAGCGGACACCGGAGGGGATCGTTGAAGTGGGTATTCAGTTGCATCTGGCTGGTCTATCGCTTTCGAATACCAAACAGTATCTTGAGAGGTTGGGTGTCAAACGCAGTCGAACGGCGATCCACAACTGGGTGCAGAAGGCTGATCTACAGCCAACCGGCACGAGATCGTCGAATTACATCGCGGTCGATGAGACTGTAATTCAGCTCGGAACCGAGCGCTACTGGCTGTACGCCGCTGTCGATCCCAAGACCAACGAGTTCCTCCACGTACGGCTGTTTCCAACGACAAACTCAGGTCTAACACACGTGTTTCTGCGTGAACTCCGCGAGAAACACGCCATCGACGATGCGGTGTTTCTCATCGATGACGCCGACCATCTCCAAGCTGCACTGTCGCGGTTTGGACTCCGATTTCATATTCGTCGCCACGGAAATCGGAATAGCGTCGAACGTGTCTTTCGTGAGGTAAAACGACGAACATCCTCGTTCTCAAATACGTTTAGCAACGTCGAGCCGGCGACAGCAGAATCTTGGCTCGAAGCATTCGCCGTCTGGTGGAACCGATGCCAAAGTTAA
- a CDS encoding DUF7405 family protein — protein sequence MSDVGGCPFHSDDGASDPEDGGDATPAGDGDSSGGPPAGVDRRSFLKSALLIGGVGALESAMGLFDGSAGAVAAATTDDPVTVAERANRQHAWDAYEQYDPTRETSIPPGRHLLLHLDYLGDGRPTEADRRAATAAFRELEATFDWRDEGLLFTVGYSAAYFDRYAESLPLGLDPDSGFAKPGLLRPETLIDTPGVTLPHEDPVADSYDAVVHLASDHEEVLLAAEALLWGETVDVGGETRSLDADLSGVFSKPTDYPARRVGFTGHDNLEAEGGEDDPEGVYPSDIPDEDAEGDHPAAKLSMGFNDLFRNSVPRETNATMVEEQRLVEPKPPGVFAQGTVAHVSKLDIDLDSWYDYDTQGRRERMFSPHHDADNTGVVGEELGNSNAPGDRPMRDVSSDDRDVAEATEADAESEGVVGHVQKTARARFDLNERLTDALPEDDPLRQEVEATESGTDYDTLPGHDGPQEAEQVILRRDVDTVEQNRPGNLFVALMRFNPYMAYMRQAMNGVAFDSKAFGLTGDARIQHDDIRDEVTPDANGIANFLETTRRGNYVVPPLTLRGLPPARAARPPLLVEPGTGGVPSVDGTDETIEVALGAGDAAVSEAALSTAAGAWRDDAVGLDGLRGLVEDWRDEGPTLPDGYERDPATDQPREYGGPTDVDPATARIGSWRAVNTGRGATPSDHTHRDVDGDGVDELVCTVPVDEMGVTPETRYLRLYAETEAGFPVFATAPINRTDSARALRRRLATDS from the coding sequence GTGAGTGACGTGGGGGGCTGTCCGTTCCACTCCGACGACGGAGCGAGCGATCCGGAAGACGGCGGCGACGCGACGCCGGCGGGTGACGGCGACTCGTCCGGCGGGCCGCCGGCGGGAGTCGACAGGCGGTCGTTCCTCAAGTCGGCGCTGCTCATCGGCGGCGTCGGCGCGCTGGAGTCCGCGATGGGGCTGTTCGACGGGTCGGCGGGGGCCGTCGCCGCCGCGACGACGGACGACCCGGTGACGGTCGCCGAGCGCGCGAACCGCCAGCACGCCTGGGACGCCTACGAGCAGTACGACCCGACCCGGGAGACGTCGATCCCGCCGGGTCGCCACCTCCTCTTGCACCTGGACTACCTGGGCGACGGCCGGCCGACCGAGGCCGACCGGCGGGCGGCGACGGCGGCGTTCCGGGAGTTGGAGGCGACCTTCGACTGGCGCGACGAGGGACTGCTGTTCACCGTCGGCTACTCGGCGGCGTACTTCGACCGCTACGCCGAGTCGCTCCCGCTTGGGCTGGACCCCGACAGCGGGTTCGCCAAGCCGGGGCTCCTTCGCCCCGAGACACTCATCGACACGCCGGGGGTGACGCTCCCCCACGAGGACCCCGTCGCCGACAGCTACGACGCCGTCGTCCACCTCGCCAGCGACCACGAGGAGGTGCTGCTGGCGGCCGAGGCGCTGCTGTGGGGCGAGACGGTCGACGTCGGCGGGGAGACGCGGTCGCTCGACGCCGACCTCTCGGGCGTGTTCTCGAAGCCCACGGACTACCCCGCCCGGCGCGTCGGCTTCACCGGCCACGACAACCTCGAAGCCGAGGGCGGCGAGGATGACCCCGAGGGCGTCTACCCCTCCGACATCCCCGACGAGGACGCCGAGGGCGACCATCCGGCGGCGAAGCTCTCGATGGGGTTCAACGACCTGTTCCGCAACAGCGTCCCGCGGGAGACCAACGCCACGATGGTCGAGGAGCAACGCCTCGTCGAACCGAAACCGCCCGGCGTCTTCGCCCAGGGGACCGTCGCACACGTCTCGAAACTGGACATCGACCTCGACTCGTGGTACGACTACGACACGCAGGGCCGCCGCGAGCGGATGTTCAGTCCACACCACGACGCCGACAACACCGGCGTCGTCGGCGAGGAACTGGGCAACTCCAACGCGCCGGGCGACCGGCCGATGCGGGACGTCAGTAGCGACGACCGGGACGTCGCCGAGGCGACCGAGGCCGACGCCGAGTCCGAGGGCGTCGTCGGCCACGTCCAGAAGACCGCTCGGGCGCGTTTCGACCTCAACGAGCGGCTGACCGACGCGTTGCCCGAGGACGACCCGCTCCGGCAGGAGGTTGAGGCCACGGAGTCGGGGACCGACTACGACACGCTGCCGGGCCACGACGGGCCACAGGAGGCCGAACAGGTCATCCTCCGGCGGGACGTCGACACCGTCGAACAGAACCGCCCGGGGAACCTCTTCGTGGCGCTGATGCGGTTCAACCCCTATATGGCGTATATGCGGCAGGCGATGAACGGGGTCGCCTTCGACTCGAAGGCGTTCGGCCTGACCGGGGACGCCCGCATCCAGCACGACGACATCCGGGACGAGGTGACGCCTGACGCGAACGGCATCGCGAACTTCCTCGAGACGACCCGTCGTGGCAACTACGTCGTCCCGCCGCTGACGCTGCGCGGCCTCCCGCCGGCCCGTGCGGCCCGCCCGCCGCTCCTCGTCGAACCCGGGACCGGGGGGGTCCCGTCGGTCGACGGGACGGACGAGACGATCGAGGTCGCCCTCGGGGCCGGCGACGCGGCGGTCTCCGAGGCGGCGCTGTCGACGGCGGCCGGCGCGTGGCGCGACGACGCGGTCGGGCTCGACGGGCTGCGCGGGCTCGTCGAGGACTGGCGCGACGAGGGGCCGACGCTGCCCGACGGCTACGAGCGGGACCCGGCGACCGACCAGCCCCGGGAGTACGGCGGCCCGACCGACGTCGACCCGGCGACGGCCCGGATCGGGTCGTGGCGTGCGGTCAACACCGGCCGGGGCGCGACTCCGAGCGACCACACCCACCGCGACGTGGACGGCGACGGTGTGGACGAACTCGTCTGTACAGTGCCCGTCGACGAGATGGGTGTCACCCCCGAGACGCGGTACCTGCGCCTGTACGCGGAGACGGAGGCCGGGTTCCCCGTGTTCGCGACGGCACCGATCAACCGGACGGACTCGGCGCGCGCGCTCCGGCGGCGGCTGGCGACCGACTCCTGA
- a CDS encoding DUF1102 domain-containing protein gives MSRKELLLALGGASALGSTVVGSEAFSSVAAERTVDVSVVGDASAYLALEPATGPNGAYATVDDGELALDLSPSNDAVAGEGVNDDAVTVVQRAFRATNQGTQPVVLWITHDSEHVEFHADGGPVESEGDAVRLPTGGSAAVGFTIDTRDTPEDGPLVESFTVHALAAARAETGAGDGGGDGGTTPSFDATRRLSTTAPDPGERLRVTTRVTLGERQPVDVFERLPAGLGEPTLTDATVDGLSVTPAVADVAPGGALVLFDGIGPGTLALRYEVAVTDDEGTYTLAPTVVDSEADTVRTGAADVTVGGE, from the coding sequence ATGTCACGGAAAGAACTGTTGTTGGCGCTCGGGGGAGCGTCGGCACTCGGGAGCACAGTCGTCGGCAGCGAGGCGTTCAGCAGCGTCGCCGCCGAGCGAACGGTCGACGTGTCGGTCGTCGGGGACGCGTCGGCGTACCTGGCGCTGGAACCGGCCACGGGGCCGAACGGGGCGTACGCGACGGTCGACGACGGGGAGCTGGCGCTGGACCTCTCGCCGTCCAACGACGCCGTCGCCGGCGAGGGCGTCAACGACGACGCCGTCACGGTGGTCCAGCGAGCGTTCCGCGCGACGAACCAGGGGACACAGCCGGTCGTCCTCTGGATCACACACGACTCGGAACACGTCGAGTTCCACGCCGACGGCGGCCCGGTCGAGAGCGAGGGAGACGCCGTCCGGCTGCCGACGGGCGGGAGCGCGGCCGTCGGCTTCACCATCGACACGCGCGACACGCCGGAGGACGGCCCGCTCGTCGAGTCGTTCACCGTCCACGCGCTGGCGGCCGCGCGTGCGGAGACGGGTGCGGGAGACGGGGGCGGCGACGGCGGCACGACCCCGTCGTTCGACGCGACGCGCCGGCTCTCGACGACGGCCCCCGACCCGGGCGAGCGCCTCCGGGTGACGACTCGCGTCACGCTCGGGGAGCGCCAGCCGGTCGACGTCTTCGAGCGGCTCCCGGCCGGACTCGGCGAGCCGACGCTGACGGACGCGACCGTCGACGGCCTGTCGGTGACGCCGGCGGTGGCGGACGTGGCACCGGGCGGTGCGCTCGTCCTCTTCGACGGGATCGGGCCGGGGACGCTCGCACTCCGCTACGAGGTGGCCGTGACCGACGACGAGGGGACGTACACGCTCGCGCCGACGGTCGTCGACAGCGAGGCCGACACCGTCCGGACGGGCGCGGCCGACGTGACCGTGGGGGGTGAGTGA
- the pan2 gene encoding proteasome-activating nucleotidase Pan2, whose amino-acid sequence MSRSPSLPERPRLDLDPDMSPEERLEALRDHFEELVRVNEQLSEQLDSARQRRDNLTDEVDQLERENETLKTSSLYIATAEELTDDGVVVKQHGNNQEVLTEVSPTIRDSLEAGDRVAINDSFSVKQILDPETDARAQAMQVERSPDVTYGDIGGLEEQIREVREAVEEPLVNADQFREVGIDPPSGVLLHGPPGTGKTMLAKAVANETDATFIKMAGSELVRKFIGEGARLVRDLFELATERQPAIIFIDEIDAIAAKRTESKTSGDAEVQRTMMQLLSEMDGFDDRGEIRIIAATNRFDMLDRAILRPGRFDRLIEVPKPDVDGRERILDIHTGEMSLGDDVDLYALAMEADGLSGAELASLATEAGMFAIRDGRTTVRQGDLLDALEKVEQDEDTGSQPVAFA is encoded by the coding sequence ATGTCGCGTAGTCCTTCGCTCCCGGAACGCCCTCGGCTGGATCTGGACCCCGATATGTCTCCAGAGGAGCGGCTCGAGGCGCTCCGGGACCACTTCGAAGAGCTCGTCCGCGTCAACGAGCAGCTCTCGGAACAGCTCGACAGCGCCCGCCAGCGGCGGGACAACCTCACCGACGAGGTCGACCAGCTCGAACGGGAGAACGAGACGCTGAAGACCAGTTCGCTGTACATCGCCACCGCCGAGGAGCTGACCGACGACGGGGTCGTCGTCAAGCAACACGGCAACAACCAGGAGGTCCTGACGGAGGTCTCCCCGACCATCCGGGACTCCCTGGAGGCCGGCGACCGGGTCGCCATCAACGACTCCTTCTCGGTCAAGCAGATCCTCGACCCGGAGACCGACGCCCGCGCCCAGGCGATGCAGGTCGAGCGCTCGCCGGACGTCACCTACGGCGACATCGGGGGCCTCGAGGAGCAGATCCGCGAGGTCCGCGAGGCCGTCGAGGAGCCGCTGGTCAACGCCGACCAGTTCCGCGAGGTCGGCATCGACCCGCCCAGCGGCGTCCTGTTGCACGGGCCGCCCGGCACCGGCAAGACGATGCTCGCGAAGGCCGTCGCCAACGAGACCGACGCCACCTTCATCAAGATGGCCGGCTCCGAGCTCGTCCGGAAGTTCATCGGTGAGGGGGCGCGGCTCGTCCGCGACCTCTTCGAGCTCGCGACCGAGCGCCAGCCGGCGATCATCTTCATCGACGAGATCGACGCCATCGCCGCGAAACGCACCGAGTCAAAGACCTCCGGCGACGCGGAGGTCCAGCGGACGATGATGCAGTTGCTCTCGGAGATGGACGGGTTCGACGACCGCGGCGAGATCCGCATCATCGCGGCCACCAACCGCTTCGACATGCTCGACCGCGCGATCCTCCGGCCGGGCCGGTTCGACCGCCTCATCGAGGTGCCGAAACCCGACGTCGACGGCCGCGAGCGCATCCTCGACATCCACACGGGCGAGATGAGCCTCGGCGACGACGTGGACCTGTACGCGCTGGCGATGGAGGCCGACGGGCTCTCCGGCGCGGAACTGGCCTCGCTGGCCACCGAGGCCGGGATGTTCGCCATCCGCGACGGGCGGACGACCGTCCGGCAGGGGGACCTCCTCGACGCGCTGGAGAAGGTCGAACAGGACGAGGACACGGGCAGCCAGCCCGTCGCGTTCGCCTGA